The Fundulus heteroclitus isolate FHET01 chromosome 13, MU-UCD_Fhet_4.1, whole genome shotgun sequence genome contains a region encoding:
- the tomm40l gene encoding mitochondrial import receptor subunit TOM40 homolog, producing the protein MGSVLAASSPSPPPPPSAAGSASPGVTMPPGFGMPPVPPAAPPTGSGAGKEQRAENLLPNPGAFDECHRKCKEVFPMQMEGVRLVVNKGLSNHFQVNHSLLLSTTGDSSYRFGATFVGSKQTGPAEFFPVMVGDMDNSGSLNSQIIHQISSRIRSKVAFQTQQQKFVNWQGDAEFRGEDFTAMVTFGNPDVLAGSGIIITHYLQSITPSLALGGELVYHRRPGEEGSVLSLVGRYTASDFIATLTLGSAGAHASYYHKANEQLQVGVEFEASSRMQDTSASFGYQLDVPKANLQFKGSVDSNWVVGATLEKKLLPLPLSLVLCAFLNHQKNKFQCGFGITIG; encoded by the exons ATGGGCAGTGTTTTGGCTGCCAgctcccccagcccacccccgCCTCCATCGGCTGCCGGCTCAGCCTCCCCCGGGGTGACGATGCCACCGGGCTTCGGGATGCCTCCGGTCCCGCCGGCCGCTCCTCCGACTGGGTCAGGAGCCGGAAAGGAGCAGCGGGCGGAGAACCTTCTGCCCAACCCTGGAGCGTTTGACGAGTGTCACCGGAAATGTAAAG AGGTGTTCCCCATGCAGATGGAGGGAGTCCGCCTGGTGGTGAACAAAGGTCTGAGCAACCACTTCCAG GTGAATCACTCGCTGCTGCTCAGCACCACCGGAGACTCCAGCTACCGGTTCGGAGCGACGTTCGTTGGGTCCAAACAGACCGGTCCTGCAGAG TTCTTCCCGGTCATGGTGGGCGACATGGACAACAGCGGCAGCCTGAACTCTCAGATCATCCATCAGATCAGCAGCAGGATCCGCTCCAAAGTGGCCTTCCAG ACGCAGCAGCAGAAGTTTGTGAACTGGCAGGGCGACGCCGAGTTCAGGGGAGAAGATTTCACGGCGATGGTGACGTTCGGGAACCCAGACGTCCTCGCCGGTTCTG GGATCATCATCACCCACTACCTGCAGTCCATAACGCCGTCCCTGGCTCTGGGCGGAGAGCTGGTTTACCACCGCAGGCCCGGGGAGGAGGGCTCCGTCCTCTCCTTGGTGGGCAGGTACACAG CCAGTGACTTCATCGCCACGCTGACCCTCGGCTCGGCCGGAGCGCACGCCTCCTACTACCACAAGGCCAACGAGCAG CTGCAGGTCGGCGTGGAGTTCGAGGCCAGCTCGCGGATGCAGGACACCAGCGCGTCGTTCGGCTACCAGCTGGACGTCCCCAAAGCTAATCTCCAGTTCAAAG GTTCTGTCGACAGTAACTGGGTCGTGGGAGCGACGCTGGAGAAGAAGCTGCTCCCTcttcctctgtctctggttctcTGCGCCTTCCTGAACCACCAGAAGAACAAGTTCCAGTGCGGCTTCGGCATCACCATCGGTTAG